From a region of the Constantimarinum furrinae genome:
- a CDS encoding ExbD/TolR family protein, giving the protein MRSLKNTPGLNAGSMADIGFLLLIFFLVTTTIPNDKGIARKLPALCSTKDCDITKNERNVLRISINENGEIFTKNEIIAISDLEKVIAAFIDNNGDASCDYCSGFGLKDSSDNPKEAIISITTHRLAPYASFIEVQDAITSAYTTLREQYIATVLRVNPESLTEDELFQVREAYPLQISEAELK; this is encoded by the coding sequence ATGAGATCTTTAAAAAACACGCCCGGATTAAATGCCGGTAGTATGGCCGATATAGGCTTTCTACTGCTTATTTTCTTTTTGGTGACCACTACAATCCCTAACGATAAGGGTATCGCCAGAAAACTTCCCGCACTTTGCTCTACTAAAGACTGTGATATCACTAAGAATGAGAGAAACGTATTGAGAATATCCATCAATGAAAATGGAGAAATTTTCACAAAGAACGAAATAATTGCAATTAGCGATCTCGAGAAAGTGATAGCAGCATTTATAGACAATAATGGGGATGCCAGCTGTGACTATTGCAGCGGATTTGGACTAAAGGATTCTTCAGACAATCCCAAAGAGGCAATAATATCAATCACCACCCATCGCCTTGCACCTTATGCCAGCTTTATTGAAGTTCAGGATGCTATTACTTCGGCTTATACTACCCTAAGAGAGCAGTATATAGCTACAGTCCTTAGAGTAAATCCGGAAAGCCTAACCGAGGATGAACTCTTTCAGGTTAGAGAGGCTTACCCTTTACAAATTTCTGAAGCCGAACTAAAATAA
- a CDS encoding DinB family protein, protein MTTAILKPEEYNPYYKGYIEKVPPFIDLHKNFKFNKINVVSFFSEIDEEKLNYRYEPGKWSIKEVLQHIIDTERIFMYRCLRIARRDKTPLAGFEQDDYVLPSGADSKSIDQLMEEYNATRDQSISIVKSLSEEDLEYIGEASGSRLSARAAAFIILGHEIWHMDIIKERYL, encoded by the coding sequence ATGACAACCGCAATCTTAAAACCTGAGGAATACAACCCGTACTATAAGGGGTATATAGAAAAGGTTCCTCCTTTTATCGATCTTCACAAGAATTTTAAATTCAACAAAATAAATGTAGTCTCATTTTTTTCAGAAATTGATGAAGAAAAATTGAATTACCGCTACGAACCGGGTAAATGGAGTATCAAAGAAGTTCTTCAGCATATAATAGATACTGAAAGGATCTTTATGTATCGTTGTTTGCGTATAGCCAGACGAGACAAGACACCCCTGGCAGGTTTTGAGCAGGACGATTATGTACTACCATCCGGAGCCGATTCCAAATCTATCGACCAACTGATGGAGGAATACAATGCCACTCGTGATCAATCCATATCTATTGTAAAAAGTCTTTCTGAAGAAGACCTAGAATACATTGGAGAGGCCAGCGGAAGCCGGCTTTCAGCCAGAGCTGCCGCCTTTATTATACTGGGACACGAGATATGGCATATGGATATCATCAAGGAGCGCTACCTTTAA
- a CDS encoding RNA methyltransferase, producing the protein MAYDEFLADRIRKILSERHISFTEIKMMGGLCFKVKDKMLCGIHLDKKYGDSLLMARIGTEAYAIVMHKECCLPMDFTGRPMKGYAFITPDGFDTDKDLSFWIQLCLDYNPMAKASRKSNKS; encoded by the coding sequence ATGGCCTACGATGAATTTTTAGCTGATAGAATTCGAAAGATCCTTAGTGAACGGCATATTTCTTTTACAGAAATCAAAATGATGGGAGGACTCTGTTTTAAAGTAAAAGATAAGATGTTATGTGGTATTCATCTCGATAAGAAATATGGAGATAGTTTACTAATGGCTCGAATTGGTACGGAAGCTTACGCCATAGTGATGCACAAAGAATGTTGTTTGCCCATGGATTTTACAGGGAGACCTATGAAAGGATATGCCTTTATCACTCCCGATGGTTTCGACACCGATAAAGATCTTAGCTTTTGGATCCAGTTGTGTCTGGATTACAATCCCATGGCAAAGGCATCACGAAAAAGTAATAAAAGTTAG